CCTTCAGTAGCCAGTTCCAGCGCTTTCGCAAAACCTACAATGCCATACAGGTTCTCTGTACCGGCCCGCATATTGCGCTCCTGTGCCCCGCCATGGATATATGGTTGTATTTGTACGTTTTCATTTACATACAAAATGCCCACGCCTTTGGGGCCATGGAATTTGTGGCCCGCACCGGTAATAAAGTGTACGGGAGTATTGCGCAGGTCGAAGGGAAAATGCCCTACTGTTTGCACCGTATCTGAATGGAAGATGGCATTATACTTTTTGCACAGGTTACCTACGGCATGCAGATCGAGCATGTTGCCAATTTCATTATTGGCATGCATGAGCGTAACCAGGCATTTCTCTGTACTGCCGGCCAGCAGGCGTTCCAGGTCGTCCAGGTCAACATGGCCATCTGGCAACAGTTTTACTTCACTTAAGGTAACCTCGCCTTTACGAACCAGGTGTTCAACCGTATGCAAGGTAGCATGGTGTTCCAGCGGAGAAGAAATAATATGCCGGCAGCCCAGGTCGTGAATAGCGGCGTTGATGGCCGTATTGGAACTTTCGGTTCCACCCGATGTAAAAAAGATCTCTGCCGGATGTGCATGCAGGATCTTCGCCACCGATTTACGGGCGTTCTCAATGGCCAGGCGGCTTTCCCGTCCGTAGGAATATATAGAAGATGGGTTGCCAAACTTTTCGGTAAAATAAGGCATCATAGCTTCCAGTACCACCGGATCGAGCGATGTGGTAGCTGCATTATCAAAATATATCCGCGCAGGCTGGTTGCCCATGTAGTTGTATTTAAAAAAAATGCCCCGCCGGGGCGGAGCAAAATTGAATAAAATATTTGAATAGAAATCCTGGTCTGATTGAATTACACGCACCCTATCAAAAACACCTGCTGACCATTAATTGTTCAATAATTCACTTTGTTTGGCCGAAATTATCTAACAAAAAGGCCGTTTTTTGAATTATATAAATTCCTTGATGTCGTGCATTAACCGGAGTGCTATGTTATTAGCTGTAGTTTCAAAACTACTTTCGGCATAAATGCGAATAATAGGTTCGGTGTTTGAGGTACGTAAGTGAACCCAGTCGCTGTCGAATTCTATCTTTAAACCATCCTCGGTATTAATCGGCTGGTTCTTGTATTTTATTTTGATCTTCTCGAAGATCTCTTTTACATCGATGCTGGGCTGCAGCTCAATTTTATTCTTGGAGATAAAATAATCGGGATAGCGTGCCCTGAAAGAACGGATACCATTTTTATGCGTAGCCAGTGAGCTCAGGAATAAACCAATGCCAATGAGCGCATCACGGCCGTAATGCAGGTCTGGCACAATGATACCGCCGTTGCCTTCACCGCCTATCACGGCCTCCATCTCCTTCATTTTATTAACCACGTTCACTTCGCCCACCGCAGAAGGATAGTATTGTCCGCCATGTTTAATGGTGATCTCTTTCAGGGCTTTGGTGCTGCTCATATTGCTCACCGTGTTGCCCACTTTTTTGCTGAGCACATAGTCCGCAACAGCTACCAGCGTATATTCTTCGCCAAACATGCTGCCATCTTCACAAACAAAACAAAGGCGATCTACATCAGGGTCAACCGCAATACCAATGTCGGCTTTGTGGTTACGCACTGCAGCGCTTAATGCCGTTAAGTTCTCTGGCAATGGCTCAGGATTGTGAGCAAATTTGCCGGTGATCTCTTCATTCAGCACAATTACATTTTCAACACCCAATGCATTTAATAATGGTGGTATGGCCAGTGCACCGGTTGAGTTCACCACATCTACCACCACTTTATAATTTTTAAGGCGAATGCCCTCCACATCAACCAGTGGGTAATTTACAATGGTATCGATGTGTTTTTGAATGTAGGTATTGTTCTCGGTATAAGAACCCAGTTTGTCGACTGACACGAAATTGAAATCTTCTTTTTCAGCTTTTTCCAGCACCAGGGCGCCATCAGCTGCACTGATGAATTCGCCGCGTTCATTCAACAACTTTAATGCATTCCATTCTTTGGGATTATGACTGGCGGTAATAATAATACCACCCGCAGCTTTTTCCCACACTACTGCCAGTTCAACGGTAGGTGTGGTAGATAAGCCAA
The Niastella koreensis GR20-10 genome window above contains:
- a CDS encoding cysteine desulfurase family protein; amino-acid sequence: MGNQPARIYFDNAATTSLDPVVLEAMMPYFTEKFGNPSSIYSYGRESRLAIENARKSVAKILHAHPAEIFFTSGGTESSNTAINAAIHDLGCRHIISSPLEHHATLHTVEHLVRKGEVTLSEVKLLPDGHVDLDDLERLLAGSTEKCLVTLMHANNEIGNMLDLHAVGNLCKKYNAIFHSDTVQTVGHFPFDLRNTPVHFITGAGHKFHGPKGVGILYVNENVQIQPYIHGGAQERNMRAGTENLYGIVGFAKALELATEGFEADSNYIKGLKIYMMEQVKQALPDVDFNGDPLGRSLYTVLSVSLPMTGKSEMILFNLDINNICVSGGSACTSGAMQGSHVIAAINNDPNRVTVRFSFSKYNTKEEIDFVVAKLKEMI
- the glmM gene encoding phosphoglucosamine mutase, which produces MALIKSISGIRGTIGGKTGENLTPLDVVKFSAAFGSWLLEKGSGNKIVIGRDGRISGAMVQQLVVNTLTGLGIDVVDIGLSTTPTVELAVVWEKAAGGIIITASHNPKEWNALKLLNERGEFISAADGALVLEKAEKEDFNFVSVDKLGSYTENNTYIQKHIDTIVNYPLVDVEGIRLKNYKVVVDVVNSTGALAIPPLLNALGVENVIVLNEEITGKFAHNPEPLPENLTALSAAVRNHKADIGIAVDPDVDRLCFVCEDGSMFGEEYTLVAVADYVLSKKVGNTVSNMSSTKALKEITIKHGGQYYPSAVGEVNVVNKMKEMEAVIGGEGNGGIIVPDLHYGRDALIGIGLFLSSLATHKNGIRSFRARYPDYFISKNKIELQPSIDVKEIFEKIKIKYKNQPINTEDGLKIEFDSDWVHLRTSNTEPIIRIYAESSFETTANNIALRLMHDIKEFI